A single region of the Sandaracinaceae bacterium genome encodes:
- a CDS encoding MMPL family transporter — protein sequence MNEPHTPLGPVVFGELARRVTALRWVALVVCAVLTSVCGWLALDRLTVNHRSENLLGSDSASVATLERLEALFGHDKVFLVSAQGEVLTPQFLSRLRALHERIEGLGLSVTSLANATQLVLADGELRARPLLTDAPSDDTIPALRRAVLGNPALVEHVISGDAYGATLLVRSEVHDDQEAIRVCDALTELLANATEEGFRLNLTGMVALDTALDHAMQRDLPLVVGTCLATMLLILAFLYRGPFGVAGPLLVVVQAVVWTLGAMAYFGVPMTGVTSVLAAFLICVGMADSIHVQSHFRDLRRDGATPRDAVVEAVSQTGVPVLLTSLTTMAGLLSFRTASLAAIVDMGTFGALGVAAALLLSLVFLPAFLTFHRGGGLGARAAQRAREGVPVASDRLERVLALCDAASRPRREAGRLRYGRRNLTLLLSAALLIASGFGLTHLRGRHDPVGWLPTDDPTRVAIEEVDAAFGGTATIQVLVSAPLGQTLIHEDAMRRLAALAAHALAYEPPGAGRERVVTGVTSALDLLREAQRAVSGEPDGYGLPETEQETIERFAQLRVVAPETLRRYLTDDGRHALMTLRVRWLEAGEYRPLAAYLDAGIREQIGTAAHVELTGSAYTGFEVVSALMVDLTKSFLAALCVITLLMVLLFGDFKLGLVAMLPSLLPLALVGGAMGALGIPLDLNTLMVASIVIGIAVDDTIHFFYAFHASEPTGGTEGGIAAVFAHTARAMVATSAVLAIGFATYGLARLENIRHFGLLVALTVMVALASDLVFTPALLRAIYHRGVRPPGRDA from the coding sequence ATGAACGAACCCCACACGCCGCTCGGCCCGGTGGTGTTCGGCGAGCTCGCGCGGCGAGTCACCGCCTTGCGCTGGGTTGCGCTGGTGGTGTGTGCCGTGCTCACGTCCGTGTGTGGCTGGCTGGCCCTCGATCGGCTGACTGTGAACCACCGCAGCGAGAATCTGCTCGGCAGCGACTCCGCCTCGGTCGCGACCCTCGAGCGCCTCGAGGCGCTCTTCGGGCACGACAAGGTGTTCCTCGTCAGTGCCCAGGGCGAGGTGCTCACCCCGCAGTTCCTTTCGCGCCTGCGTGCACTGCACGAGCGCATCGAGGGCCTCGGCCTCTCGGTGACCTCGCTGGCAAACGCGACGCAGCTGGTCCTCGCCGACGGCGAGCTGCGCGCGCGACCGTTGCTGACCGACGCGCCCAGCGACGACACGATCCCCGCGCTGCGGCGCGCCGTGCTCGGCAACCCAGCGCTCGTCGAGCACGTGATCAGCGGCGACGCCTACGGCGCCACGCTGCTGGTACGGAGCGAGGTCCACGACGACCAAGAGGCGATACGCGTCTGTGACGCGCTGACGGAACTGTTGGCCAACGCAACGGAGGAAGGGTTCCGGCTGAACCTGACTGGCATGGTCGCCCTGGACACGGCGCTCGACCACGCCATGCAACGCGATCTCCCGCTGGTCGTGGGGACGTGCCTCGCGACCATGCTCCTGATCCTCGCGTTCCTCTACCGCGGCCCCTTCGGGGTCGCTGGGCCGTTGCTGGTGGTCGTCCAGGCGGTGGTGTGGACGCTCGGCGCGATGGCCTACTTCGGGGTGCCGATGACGGGCGTCACGAGCGTCCTGGCGGCGTTCCTGATCTGCGTGGGCATGGCCGACTCCATCCACGTGCAGTCGCACTTTCGCGACCTGCGGCGCGACGGCGCGACGCCGCGCGACGCCGTCGTCGAGGCCGTGTCGCAGACCGGGGTGCCTGTGCTGCTGACGTCCCTCACCACCATGGCGGGCCTGCTGAGCTTCCGGACCGCGAGCCTCGCGGCCATTGTGGACATGGGCACCTTCGGCGCTCTCGGCGTGGCCGCCGCGCTGCTGCTCTCGTTGGTGTTCCTGCCCGCCTTCCTCACGTTCCACCGTGGCGGCGGCCTCGGCGCCCGCGCCGCGCAGCGTGCACGCGAAGGCGTCCCCGTGGCTTCCGACCGCCTCGAGCGCGTACTCGCCTTGTGTGATGCGGCCTCCCGACCGCGGCGCGAGGCCGGCCGCCTCCGGTATGGTCGACGCAACCTCACTCTGCTCTTGTCGGCCGCGCTGCTGATCGCGTCTGGCTTCGGGCTGACCCACCTGCGCGGACGCCACGACCCAGTGGGTTGGCTCCCCACCGACGATCCGACGCGCGTCGCCATCGAAGAGGTCGACGCGGCCTTCGGCGGCACCGCCACGATCCAAGTGCTCGTCAGCGCACCGTTGGGCCAGACGCTGATCCACGAGGACGCGATGCGACGCCTAGCAGCGCTCGCGGCTCACGCGCTCGCCTACGAGCCGCCCGGGGCTGGCCGAGAGCGCGTCGTGACGGGGGTGACGAGCGCCCTCGACCTGCTGCGCGAGGCGCAGCGCGCCGTGTCGGGTGAGCCCGACGGCTATGGCTTGCCCGAGACGGAGCAGGAGACCATCGAGCGCTTCGCGCAGCTGCGCGTGGTCGCACCAGAGACCTTGCGACGCTACCTCACGGACGACGGGAGGCACGCGCTCATGACGCTGCGCGTGCGCTGGCTCGAGGCCGGCGAGTACCGGCCGTTGGCGGCATACCTGGACGCCGGGATTCGGGAGCAGATCGGCACCGCAGCCCACGTGGAGCTGACCGGGTCGGCCTACACGGGCTTCGAGGTGGTGAGCGCGCTGATGGTGGACCTCACGAAGAGCTTCTTGGCCGCCCTCTGCGTCATCACGCTGCTGATGGTGCTGCTCTTCGGCGACTTCAAGCTCGGCCTGGTGGCCATGCTCCCGAGCCTGCTGCCGCTCGCGCTCGTCGGCGGCGCGATGGGCGCGCTCGGGATCCCGCTGGACCTGAACACGCTGATGGTGGCCAGCATCGTCATCGGCATCGCCGTGGACGACACCATCCATTTCTTCTACGCCTTCCACGCGAGCGAGCCCACAGGTGGCACCGAAGGCGGCATCGCCGCCGTGTTCGCGCACACCGCACGCGCCATGGTAGCGACGAGCGCGGTGCTCGCCATCGGGTTCGCCACCTATGGCCTGGCCCGCCTCGAGAACATCCGTCACTTCGGCCTCTTGGTGGCACTGACGGTCATGGTGGCGCTCGCGTCGGACCTGGTCTTCACCCCCGCGCTGCTGCGCGCGATCTACCACCGCGGCGTACGGCCACCCGGCCGCGACGCCTGA